From the genome of Tachysurus fulvidraco isolate hzauxx_2018 chromosome 14, HZAU_PFXX_2.0, whole genome shotgun sequence:
aggttcacaaagccatgagcattaacagtaaagtgaCATCCGccaatgttgtgtttgtcgctgctgcgctaacgtcgctgggacacgtgacacgtatacagtgacgtcacactcggctctgtgacgctctctaaccgacgaaaaggcaaaccggttcttagaagaattgccagtggaaccgactttgaaccagcactagcgctagctctgaaccagcacccgggtctttttggtggaaaaggggtactaCAGTATGATGATGTGATTCTCATCTCAGCTCCCAACACCGCTCCTGGTGATCTATTTTAAATCCAGAGGTGGTCTGTGTTGACTATTCACACTGCCGGTGTGTCGTAGGTGTGTTTATAGACACGTGCGACTGTCTCTGTTGCTCCTCTGACCGACGACGTATTTAGTCTTTCGGCTCGAGGCTGTTTTTTGTGTCCggggtttgtttttattgctacTTGGTCTTCGTGATGCTTCAGATATCCCAGAATACATTCTGTTAGAAGCCCTTTTGATACTTTTAGGCCGAGTAAAACCTCAGTATAGCAGAAGACTCACCCTCTGGCTTCGCAGTGACACGCCGGCGGATTTGAAGTCGGGGAATTTGATTCCTGCTGTTTCAGGTACAGCCTGATGAGAAGAAGGGAGATTTATTCGTTTAGGATTTTTAATAACGTcaagaggttttttttaataccgacgaataatttcagaaatgaatgaattattcttaaaataatagtaaaatgtgggcgtggcctaaacaagaggaattgtttcattttaatataaaaggtTTCTTGTCCTCTGTGACTCCTTACCGGTTTCTCAGCCTCTCGTTTCTGTGGCAGTTTCTTCTTCGTGGCCTTGCGGTCGCCCCGACGCATCTCCGTGGTGCTGTCGGCCGCCGTGATCAGCTTCTGCAGGTCCTGCGCTTTCTTCTCCCTTTCCTTCTTCCGTGTCTCGATCTTCCTCAGCTCCTGGATCAGGTACTCTTCCTCTGCCACCTGCCACAAGTTCACGACAGACAGCGTTCGAGATATTCTTCTCAAATATGATTAACGAGGGAAAAATACAGGCCAAAACATGAGCGATCCTGTGACACTGAATGCTCAAAATCATTTATTGAAAGCAGAAGCATCTGTATGTCTAAACAAGTCTGTAGGAACTTTTTAAAACCGATTTATTTGCACGcgctgccccctagtggacaaACTGCATTAAAATAACGCTATAGTTCCTGCAGAACCCAATCAAAGCTCTCCTACCTGTTCAGGTGTTCGGTTAAACAGTCTCTCCAGCTGGTCTTTCCTGCGTCTCTCGTGTCCTGCGTCGAAGATGTAGACTTTCGGTTCGGTGCCGGCTGGAGCGCGGACCTTCGTCAGCTTCCCGCAAATGTTGTAATAACGTTCTTTCAGATCCTCCACGGAACGTTTCTGCGGACGCACAGATTATAATCAACTATATAATTCTATATCGCATGTAATAATTGACCGCGGTGACGTCATTAATATGtcggaaaagaaaaacaacgaCAAAAGGGAGATAATCGCAATAAACTGGCTAAATAAGGGAAGTGTTGCGTTGATTCAAAAATGCATcataaaatatcttttttaaattttaatttgtagaaaagcataaaataagattgtaacaaaaataataccaaatattttaatactgttaacaaaataaaatttgtaaaaaGAAACTGGGACTGAAGAgcaggaaaaatatatatatatattttttattaaagcagaaaacaacaacaaaaaaaatacaggaaataaTAGAATGTCTAACcataaatcttaaaataaacaataaaatatacattataacaACATAAGAATAAACTAAATGATATTACctataataaaaatacacaattctAAAATTAATAGATTATTAAtggttattaattaattaatattattaatgaattaagaaagtatcttttaaataataatgaattaataaaaagtcGAATGAATTGTTAAATTCATGAaagactataaataaataaataaataaatgcatgaatgaataaataactaactaactaactaactaaataaatagataaatactttttttttttaaatttgaaattcATCTTCAGCTCCCAAATTATacgtcacatgaccttgagtgtgttttgtgtcttggaagcagtacagtgtgtgatgattgaGTAAGATGTAAGCTAGGTGTAACGTGTGTATaggacgtgtgtgtgaggtatgagAAGTGGGCGTGGTTACTCTGTACTGCTGGTGATCGTAGCGATCGTGGATGATGACGAATCGCAGGTCGAATCGCTTGCACAGGTCGAACAGGTGATCCGTCTCCGCTTTGGTCCAGCCGTCGTCATGCAGGTACATCTGATACTCCTGCTCGGAGTACACAGGTACCTGTACCGTctgaccgacacacacacacacacacacacacacacacacgttttataCTTGACATAACAGGACTGAAAAGTAAACATCAGCTCCACTCTCTCTCCAGCCCTCACCTTATTAAAGCGGGCGAAGGGGTAGTCCTTGCCCTCCTCCACCGCTCGTCTCCAGTGATGGAAGATGGCTCCGTCTTTCCGAGCCGGGTTGGTGAAGGGCATCCACTTCCATGGACGAACTTTCTTACAGCCTAGCTTGGCTTTGACTGTGCGGTAACCCTGAGTGGTGTCACTAGGTAACAGAGGGGGAGCAtccctgtgtacacacacacacacacacacacacacacacacacacacacacacacacacacacagcagggaaaATACTAATTATATCAACAATAAGACAAGATGAAGAATTTACTGTGAAAATTatagttaaagaaaaaaaataatgaaaagaaagaaagaaagaaagaaagaaagaaagaaagaagaatagATGACTGataagtgaaaaagaaaagagaggaatAATGCCTGATTATTATTGTGATGAAGCGAGCGGACGAAgcagtgagtgttgtgtgtgtactttttatCGGAGTAGAGCAGAGCATAGACCTCTCTGTGCATCCCCTCTGGTCTCTTAAACGTCAGAGTCTCCGTGCTTTTCTTCACCTTTTTCTAAACAAGAAGAGCGAAAGGAAAAACATGACAACACTGATCAGGTCACGCTAtcctcacacacagtatactgCTGAGAAAGAGAAGGGGAAATACAGTTGAAGAACAAAAAGAACCTTGTCAGAGTTAATGATGTCCTTCTTGCTGATTGGTCCTGCATCATTGTCTCCTCCAGCCAGCTCCAGGATGTCCCTCACATCAGCACCGGTAGCCATgatcccctacacacacacacacacacacacacacacacacagttacacctaaaacattacaacacagaGCTTCTGTTCCACTCTTCAATATGACTATTGTTTGTAAAAAgaactttttattaatttgcaataaataaataaataaataaataaataaaaactaataaagacTGATGTGTTTCAGTGGATGATGAAACGTACagtacacaaaataataaatctaaataaatgaaaacattaaaataaacaaaaaatctaaataagtAAAACAAAACCAGACCGACACTGAACAGAGACACAAAATGTCATATAACATGTTTTGGTTGTTGTTCTTATAACGataataagattattattataactattattaacaacaacaacaacaacagttccTCACTTTAAATAACTGTAcagtttaatttcattttattaaataaaatcactttacagaaaatagaaaaagtagaaaaaacataaaacattttcaaacaaTGTAAGGAGAAGGTGAAAGGGGCGATTTTAGACCTGTTTCACTGTGTAATACAAGCTACTCTACTACCCTACAGATCTACTACCCATACTACTCTACTACCCTACAGATCTACTACCCAACAGATCTACTACCCATACTACTCTACTACCCTACAGATCTACTACCCATACTACTCTACTACCCTACAGATCTACTACCCATACTACTCTACTACCCTACAGATCTACTACCCATACTACTCTACTACCCTACAGATCTACTACCCTACAGATCTACTACCCATACTACTCTACTACCCTACAGATCTACTACCCATACTACTCTACTACCCTACAGATCTACTACCAATACTACCCTACAGATCTACTACCTATACTACTCTACAGATCTACTACCCATACTACTCTACTACCCATACTACTCTACTACCCATACTACTCTACTACCCATACTACCCTACAGATCTACTACCCATACTACTCTACTACCCTACAGATCTACTACCCTACAGATCTACTACCCATACTACTCTACTACCCATACTACCCTACAGATCTACTACCTATACTACTCTACAGATCTACTACCCATACTACTCTACTACCCTACAGATCCACTACCCATATTACTCTACTACCCTACAAATCTACTACCCATACTAGTCTACAACCCTAATAGTCTACTACCCACACACTACTACCCACACACTACTACCCACACACTACTACCCACACACTACTACCCACACACTACTACCCACACACTACTACCCACACACTACTACCCACACACTACTACCCACACTACACAGTACCCCATTTCAGGTATCTATAGCAACCGCCGTTGCGTACTATTTAGTACAGTAGTATGGATTTGTCTGCAGACAAAGTAACGTTTCTTATATTAATAAACGGggctattatttaaaaataaaatgtaattaataacaTAACGTagttaatgatttaaaaatccaaatacatttttgtatctAATATTAACGTAACATTAACTAGCCTATAGAAATCGACGCGAGCATGCTAGCT
Proteins encoded in this window:
- the dmap1 gene encoding DNA methyltransferase 1-associated protein 1 codes for the protein MATGADVRDILELAGGDNDAGPISKKDIINSDKKKVKKSTETLTFKRPEGMHREVYALLYSDKKDAPPLLPSDTTQGYRTVKAKLGCKKVRPWKWMPFTNPARKDGAIFHHWRRAVEEGKDYPFARFNKTVQVPVYSEQEYQMYLHDDGWTKAETDHLFDLCKRFDLRFVIIHDRYDHQQYRKRSVEDLKERYYNICGKLTKVRAPAGTEPKVYIFDAGHERRRKDQLERLFNRTPEQVAEEEYLIQELRKIETRKKEREKKAQDLQKLITAADSTTEMRRGDRKATKKKLPQKREAEKPAVPETAGIKFPDFKSAGVSLRSQRMKLPSSVGQKKIKAIEQILTEQTVDLNPMPTEDIVAMFNELRSDLVLVYELKQAHSNCEYEQQMLRHRYDALHKAGGSAAPHSNGTAGPDSHSWAAGVDDIKPEPKEQIIDVVGAPLTPNSRKRRESASSSSSVKKMKKP